The following are encoded in a window of Congzhengia minquanensis genomic DNA:
- the clpB gene encoding ATP-dependent chaperone ClpB yields MNAQKLTQKSLEAIQNAQNKVIEYSNAQIEEEHLFYALMEDADGLISQLLKKMNIDDGAVRQNSLTAIERLPKVSGSGRESGSVYVSQDVDKVLVNAEKKADHMNDDYVSVEHIMLSILDSPNPAVKEILKRFQIKSSEFMKVLATVRGNTRVTSDAPEATYDVLKKYGQDLVELARNNKLDPVIGRDNEIRNTIRILSRKTKNNPVLIGEPGVGKTAIAEGLARRIVAGDVPDNLKDRQIFSLDMGALVAGAKFRGEFEERLKAVLEEIRKSEGKIILFIDELHTIVGAGKTDGAMDAGNLLKPMLARGELHCIGATTLNEYRQYIEKDAALERRFQPVLVAEPTVEDTISILRGLKERYEVFHGVKIQDGALISAAVLSNRYISDRFLPDKAIDLIDEACAMVRTEMDSMPAELDEISRRIMQLEIEEAALKKESDNLSKERLSELSEHLSKLRESFKEMKAKWENEKVAINKVQGLREEIEKLNGEIEQAERSYDLNRAAELKYGKLPELQKELEKQEELAEQTQSNSSSLLRDRVTDEEIAKIVGRWTGIPVSRLMEGEREKLLRLPEILHKRVIGQDDAVDKVSDAILRSRAGIQNPNRPIGSFLFLGPTGVGKTELAKALAEALFDDENNIVRIDMSEYMEKYSVSRLIGAPPGYVGYEEGGQLTEAVRRKSYSVVLFDEIEKAHPDVFNILLQVLDDGRITDSQGRTVDFKNTIIIMTSNLGSSYLLEGIDANGEITQKAVDEVETLLKQNFRPEFLNRLDEIVFYKPLLKDQIKKIVDLMIESLRARLRDKQLDVVLTDRAKDYVINAGYDPVYGARPLRRFLQSKVETLIAKTIIAQDLLPDTKMVVDYDGEKLTIRTEQ; encoded by the coding sequence ATGAATGCACAAAAATTAACACAAAAATCGCTGGAGGCAATCCAAAATGCGCAGAATAAGGTGATTGAATATTCCAATGCGCAAATTGAGGAGGAGCACCTGTTTTACGCCTTAATGGAAGACGCCGACGGCCTGATTTCACAGCTTTTAAAAAAGATGAACATTGATGACGGAGCCGTCCGCCAAAACAGTTTAACCGCCATTGAGCGTTTGCCCAAGGTTTCTGGCAGCGGCAGGGAGTCTGGCTCGGTGTATGTGTCTCAAGACGTGGATAAGGTTTTGGTAAACGCCGAGAAAAAGGCGGACCATATGAACGACGACTATGTTTCGGTTGAGCACATTATGCTGTCCATCTTAGACAGCCCAAACCCGGCGGTAAAAGAGATTTTAAAACGCTTTCAAATTAAATCGTCAGAATTTATGAAGGTTTTGGCCACAGTGCGGGGCAACACCCGCGTGACCTCCGACGCGCCGGAGGCCACCTACGACGTTTTGAAAAAATACGGCCAGGATTTGGTGGAACTTGCAAGAAACAACAAGTTAGACCCCGTAATCGGCCGGGATAACGAAATCCGCAACACCATCCGCATTTTGTCCCGCAAAACGAAAAATAACCCGGTTTTAATCGGCGAGCCCGGCGTGGGTAAAACTGCCATTGCCGAGGGGCTTGCCCGCAGAATTGTTGCCGGCGACGTGCCGGACAACTTAAAAGACCGGCAGATTTTCTCCCTTGACATGGGCGCGCTGGTTGCCGGCGCAAAATTCCGCGGCGAATTTGAAGAACGTTTAAAAGCGGTTTTGGAGGAAATTCGAAAGAGCGAAGGGAAAATCATTCTCTTCATTGATGAGCTTCACACCATCGTGGGTGCAGGCAAAACAGACGGCGCAATGGATGCCGGAAACCTTTTAAAGCCCATGCTGGCAAGGGGTGAACTGCATTGTATTGGCGCAACCACTTTAAATGAATATCGCCAATATATTGAAAAAGATGCTGCCTTAGAGCGCCGGTTTCAGCCTGTTTTAGTGGCAGAACCTACCGTGGAGGACACCATTTCCATTCTCCGCGGCTTAAAAGAGCGGTATGAGGTTTTCCACGGCGTGAAAATTCAGGACGGCGCGCTGATTTCCGCAGCAGTGCTTTCAAACCGATACATTTCCGACCGGTTCCTGCCAGACAAGGCCATTGACTTAATCGACGAGGCCTGCGCCATGGTGCGCACAGAAATGGACTCTATGCCTGCAGAGCTGGACGAAATTTCAAGACGGATTATGCAGTTAGAAATAGAGGAGGCCGCCTTAAAAAAAGAAAGCGACAACCTGTCGAAAGAACGGCTTTCTGAGCTTTCGGAGCACCTTTCCAAGCTGCGGGAAAGCTTTAAGGAAATGAAAGCCAAATGGGAAAACGAAAAGGTAGCAATTAATAAGGTGCAGGGTCTGCGGGAAGAAATTGAAAAATTAAACGGCGAAATTGAGCAGGCGGAACGCAGTTACGATTTAAACCGCGCGGCGGAATTAAAATACGGCAAGCTGCCCGAGCTGCAAAAAGAACTGGAAAAACAGGAAGAGTTAGCAGAACAGACCCAAAGTAATTCGTCCAGCCTGCTCCGCGACCGGGTAACCGACGAAGAAATTGCAAAAATTGTTGGCCGCTGGACGGGAATTCCCGTTTCCCGTCTGATGGAGGGTGAGCGCGAGAAGCTTCTGCGCCTGCCGGAAATTCTGCACAAACGGGTTATCGGCCAAGACGATGCGGTGGACAAGGTTTCAGACGCAATTCTCCGCTCACGCGCCGGAATTCAAAACCCCAACCGCCCCATTGGCTCATTCCTGTTTTTAGGGCCCACCGGCGTGGGTAAAACCGAGCTTGCCAAAGCGTTGGCTGAAGCGTTGTTTGATGACGAGAACAACATCGTTCGCATTGACATGAGCGAATATATGGAAAAATACTCTGTGTCCAGATTAATTGGCGCACCTCCGGGATATGTGGGCTATGAGGAGGGCGGTCAGCTCACCGAGGCCGTGCGCAGAAAGTCTTACTCGGTTGTTCTGTTTGACGAGATTGAAAAGGCCCACCCCGACGTATTCAACATTCTGCTACAGGTGTTAGACGACGGGCGCATTACCGACTCTCAGGGCCGTACGGTGGACTTTAAAAACACCATTATTATCATGACCTCCAACTTAGGCTCGTCCTATCTGCTCGAGGGCATTGATGCAAACGGCGAAATTACGCAAAAGGCTGTAGACGAGGTGGAAACCTTATTGAAACAAAATTTCCGTCCTGAGTTTTTAAACCGATTGGACGAAATTGTGTTCTACAAGCCGCTTTTAAAAGACCAAATTAAAAAAATTGTAGATTTGATGATAGAAAGTTTACGTGCCCGCCTCCGCGACAAGCAATTAGACGTAGTTTTAACCGACCGTGCGAAGGACTATGTCATTAACGCAGGCTACGACCCGGTTTACGGAGCAAGACCCCTCCGCCGCTTTTTGCAAAGCAAGGTGGAAACGCTCATTGCAAAAACCATTATCGCACAAGATCTACTACCCGACACCAAAATGGTTGTGGACTACGACGGTGAAAAGCTCACCATTCGAACCGAACAATAA
- a CDS encoding carbohydrate binding domain-containing protein → MKKVVWCLILALILPLFPVIPALGEDAATDSAMFVLEDYENGTLGETAKVVGATTKPEVTAGDTAGNSKGAMHVKTSSDFGSVSYDFGSKKDYTYDISVWIKVAETPLKDEVHFIIYNLSKEDGKTSLYRDIAVKNAGLQKDKWVKVSAVFECDGMGRKVGGGDFETIPIGSTEIRIGSGRPSETMASGVIEYVMDDFVIMPREKYVPQEGELITNGSFEDEDFLNGWSFGNSAEVTKITPGANGTGSAVNIRVKSNWGTITQPEVDIRFGRSYSVSFWAKATSSEAVGQKMQFILDRSKRKTDQNVPNYEYITDPNNLYLSEEWQRYEMTYSNSLMTEDSVKPNFYFRAGDGQQQVSYAVDELTVTELGQSDILNSVSYLSGVIETRSVSGYASVSGGLVSHSVYRVIVPFEGDYAIVKSGKEPTSQFHSLLGPKVNLNSLKLVVQATDDYGNVGKPVTTDIHITKPVSSDYAKKAVAEFRENIWNEDIKQLTGTVSYLTDNPEEGTLLAVAAVYGKNGQLLETTQKLCTINEAGEASAELAVNADGEAKSAKLFLWGETSLSPLKAEDKIEKTEGGTYIYVDPVNGKSSNSGSLEAPLATLSQAKNKVRNLIKTAQTDVYVVFYPGEYKISSTLQFGERDYSESVNLVYTSLYKTDRAQFTGGTDVTGFQLYDENKGIYRARVPVGTMSRQLFVNGVRAVKARNEGPLQNAQNVKTEDGTTPLGIKTSDVSLKDFRRIDDIELVFYEKWTNPRCQVSEIQDNGDGTITLVMDAVGWKAMSNKGGTSVTVPQYIENALELLDEEGEWYLDSVDGYVYYKPRFFENLDTARVILPTTEKLVAIEGKSVSEPIKNISFDNIEFAYSTWNRPSTENGHSDAQNNHIRQNGDRLVDGAVEVKNAHNVNFTNCDFNRLGTTALRLTDAIQGCNIVGNEFYELSAGAVNLGDPQNKSDNSQVVNPTDSEYFITDNAIENNYIHKIGVDFMSAAAISAGFPKNTTIANNELYGMPYSGMHIGYGWASLEESGAGTVNLKIVNNYIHDVMNDRIFDGGAIYTLGMTGGTWENPNIISENYIYDVGNQYGALYTDEGSAFWSLTKNVIDLSPNPVWRGSGSTVLEPRWLHVHTSSIHDNTYSQNYATTTNDLMRGTNCVYEPAILISEGHLPEEALDIINRSGITAGYRQNFKYGLQRVENVESLTLTTGESVLNNPVCFTVKNAFYTVNGLEMYARSSNEQVATVENNVITARAPGTAEITYYFIEQGILKTTATTVTVK, encoded by the coding sequence ATGAAAAAAGTTGTTTGGTGTTTGATTTTGGCATTGATTTTGCCGCTTTTTCCGGTAATACCTGCTTTGGGCGAGGATGCGGCAACGGATAGCGCAATGTTCGTTTTGGAGGACTATGAAAACGGTACACTGGGGGAAACGGCAAAGGTGGTAGGAGCAACCACCAAGCCAGAGGTAACGGCAGGCGACACGGCAGGAAATTCAAAAGGTGCCATGCATGTGAAAACCAGCTCGGATTTTGGCTCGGTGAGCTATGACTTCGGTTCTAAAAAGGACTATACATACGACATTTCCGTGTGGATTAAGGTAGCGGAAACCCCTTTAAAGGACGAGGTGCACTTTATTATTTATAACCTGTCGAAAGAGGACGGAAAAACGTCTTTGTACCGCGACATAGCTGTGAAAAACGCGGGCCTTCAAAAAGACAAGTGGGTGAAGGTATCGGCAGTTTTTGAATGTGACGGTATGGGCAGAAAGGTTGGCGGCGGGGACTTTGAAACCATTCCCATCGGCTCGACAGAAATTCGCATCGGTTCAGGTAGACCGAGTGAGACAATGGCCTCCGGCGTAATTGAATATGTCATGGACGATTTTGTGATTATGCCGCGGGAAAAATATGTTCCCCAAGAAGGCGAGCTCATCACAAACGGCAGTTTTGAGGACGAGGATTTTTTAAACGGCTGGAGTTTTGGCAATTCGGCTGAAGTTACAAAAATAACTCCTGGGGCAAACGGCACCGGTTCGGCGGTGAATATTCGCGTCAAGTCAAACTGGGGAACCATTACGCAGCCGGAGGTGGATATTCGCTTTGGAAGAAGCTATTCTGTGTCTTTCTGGGCCAAGGCTACCAGTTCCGAGGCGGTTGGACAAAAGATGCAGTTTATTTTAGACCGGTCGAAGCGGAAGACGGATCAGAACGTTCCGAATTATGAGTATATCACGGACCCCAATAATCTCTATCTCTCCGAGGAGTGGCAGCGTTATGAAATGACGTATAGCAACAGTTTAATGACGGAAGACAGCGTAAAACCCAATTTCTATTTCAGAGCGGGAGACGGCCAGCAGCAGGTTTCCTATGCGGTGGACGAGCTGACGGTTACGGAACTGGGTCAGAGTGACATTTTAAACAGTGTAAGCTATCTTTCCGGCGTAATTGAAACGCGAAGCGTGAGCGGATATGCCTCGGTCAGCGGCGGGCTGGTAAGCCACAGCGTTTATCGGGTGATTGTTCCTTTTGAGGGAGACTATGCAATTGTGAAAAGCGGTAAAGAGCCAACCAGCCAATTTCACAGTCTGCTGGGTCCAAAGGTGAACTTAAATTCGCTTAAACTTGTGGTGCAGGCCACAGACGATTATGGAAACGTAGGGAAGCCTGTGACAACGGACATCCACATTACAAAACCTGTGTCTTCTGATTATGCAAAAAAGGCTGTTGCGGAGTTTCGTGAAAACATTTGGAATGAAGACATAAAACAGCTGACAGGAACGGTTTCTTACTTAACAGACAACCCGGAGGAGGGCACGCTCCTTGCGGTGGCGGCGGTTTATGGGAAAAACGGACAGCTTTTAGAAACAACCCAGAAACTATGCACAATAAATGAAGCCGGCGAAGCTTCCGCCGAACTGGCCGTGAACGCAGACGGCGAAGCAAAAAGCGCGAAACTGTTTTTGTGGGGTGAGACGTCTTTAAGCCCGCTAAAAGCGGAGGACAAAATAGAAAAAACAGAGGGCGGAACTTATATTTATGTAGATCCGGTGAACGGAAAATCGTCTAATTCCGGCTCGCTTGAAGCGCCTTTGGCCACGCTGTCCCAGGCAAAAAACAAAGTTCGGAATTTGATTAAGACTGCACAGACAGACGTTTATGTAGTTTTTTATCCCGGTGAATATAAAATTTCTAGCACACTGCAATTTGGCGAGCGGGACTACAGCGAATCCGTAAACTTGGTTTACACCTCCCTTTATAAAACCGACCGTGCGCAGTTCACAGGCGGAACCGACGTAACAGGATTTCAGCTGTATGACGAGAACAAAGGGATTTACCGGGCAAGGGTGCCGGTGGGAACCATGTCGCGCCAGCTGTTTGTAAATGGTGTGCGGGCCGTTAAAGCCAGAAATGAAGGCCCCTTGCAAAACGCTCAGAACGTGAAGACAGAAGACGGAACAACGCCGCTGGGAATTAAAACCTCAGATGTTTCTTTAAAAGATTTCCGCCGCATTGACGACATTGAACTGGTGTTTTATGAAAAGTGGACCAACCCCAGGTGCCAGGTGTCGGAAATTCAGGACAACGGCGACGGAACCATCACCTTAGTTATGGACGCAGTTGGCTGGAAAGCCATGAGCAACAAGGGCGGCACCAGCGTAACCGTGCCGCAATATATTGAAAACGCTTTAGAGCTTTTAGACGAAGAGGGCGAGTGGTATTTGGATTCTGTTGATGGGTATGTTTATTACAAGCCCCGCTTCTTTGAAAATTTAGACACGGCCCGGGTAATTTTGCCTACAACAGAAAAGCTGGTTGCCATTGAGGGAAAATCGGTTTCAGAACCTATTAAAAACATTTCCTTTGACAACATTGAATTTGCCTATTCCACCTGGAATCGGCCCAGCACGGAAAACGGACATTCCGACGCGCAGAACAACCATATCCGCCAGAACGGAGATCGGCTTGTGGACGGGGCCGTTGAGGTGAAAAACGCTCATAACGTTAATTTTACAAACTGCGACTTTAACCGTCTGGGTACGACGGCGCTGAGGCTGACAGACGCGATCCAGGGCTGTAACATCGTGGGAAACGAGTTTTATGAGCTTTCAGCCGGGGCGGTAAATCTTGGAGATCCCCAGAATAAATCGGACAACAGCCAGGTGGTAAATCCCACCGATTCGGAGTATTTTATCACGGATAACGCCATAGAGAACAACTATATTCATAAAATCGGGGTGGACTTTATGTCCGCCGCAGCCATTTCGGCTGGCTTTCCGAAGAACACCACCATTGCCAACAACGAGCTTTATGGCATGCCCTACAGCGGTATGCATATCGGATATGGCTGGGCGTCGTTAGAGGAAAGCGGCGCCGGAACGGTGAACTTAAAAATTGTGAACAACTATATTCATGATGTGATGAACGACAGAATTTTTGACGGCGGCGCTATTTATACGCTGGGGATGACCGGCGGAACCTGGGAAAACCCCAACATTATCAGCGAAAACTATATTTACGATGTAGGAAACCAGTATGGCGCGCTTTACACAGACGAAGGCTCGGCTTTCTGGTCGCTGACAAAAAATGTGATTGACCTTTCACCGAATCCGGTTTGGCGAGGCAGCGGAAGCACTGTGTTAGAACCAAGATGGCTGCATGTGCACACATCCTCCATTCACGACAACACATATTCCCAAAACTACGCTACCACCACCAACGACTTAATGAGGGGAACAAACTGCGTTTACGAGCCGGCAATTTTAATCTCTGAGGGACACCTGCCGGAGGAAGCGTTAGATATCATTAACCGGTCGGGCATTACGGCCGGCTATCGGCAAAATTTTAAATATGGCCTGCAGAGGGTCGAAAACGTTGAAAGTTTAACGCTTACAACCGGTGAAAGCGTTTTAAACAATCCTGTGTGCTTCACTGTAAAAAATGCGTTTTACACCGTAAACGGACTGGAAATGTATGCAAGAAGCAGCAACGAACAGGTTGCGACGGTGGAGAACAACGTGATAACCGCCCGGGCGCCGGGAACAGCAGAAATCACCTATTACTTTATTGAACAGGGCATTTTAAAAACCACTGCAACAACCGTAACGGTAAAATAG
- a CDS encoding CopG family transcriptional regulator has translation MKKSVYSLVLSDDVVTAADKAAAKRGLSRSALINEVLAAHLSCTTPEMRIRDIFESLEQIALQDNFRMKQKPSDAMMSLLSSLSYKYNPTVRYSVELTHKTRHAIGVLKVSFRTQSESFTDALDGFFYVFCQLEKSFAPEGVNYKTEPGRFSRLLAVPEGLEYSAGETGKAIKDFITMFDTALNAYFGCLPNTEEAVDAAAAVYRTYLKQTKLRI, from the coding sequence ATGAAAAAAAGCGTATATAGTCTGGTTTTAAGCGACGACGTGGTAACCGCGGCAGACAAAGCGGCCGCAAAGCGCGGCTTAAGCCGCAGTGCGCTGATAAACGAAGTTTTGGCCGCTCATCTCTCCTGTACCACACCGGAAATGCGTATCCGCGATATATTTGAAAGTTTGGAGCAAATTGCCCTGCAGGATAATTTTAGAATGAAGCAAAAACCATCGGACGCAATGATGTCCCTGTTAAGCTCTCTTTCTTATAAATATAACCCCACTGTGCGCTATTCTGTGGAGCTAACCCACAAAACCAGGCACGCAATCGGCGTGCTAAAAGTCAGCTTCCGCACCCAGAGTGAAAGCTTTACCGACGCGCTGGACGGATTTTTTTACGTTTTTTGCCAGCTTGAGAAATCTTTTGCACCAGAAGGCGTAAACTATAAAACAGAGCCGGGCAGGTTTTCCCGACTTTTGGCCGTGCCGGAGGGGTTGGAATATTCCGCTGGGGAAACGGGCAAAGCAATTAAAGACTTTATCACGATGTTCGACACAGCTTTAAACGCATATTTCGGCTGCTTGCCCAACACAGAGGAGGCCGTAGACGCCGCAGCCGCAGTTTATCGAACCTATTTAAAACAAACCAAATTACGAATTTAA